From Apium graveolens cultivar Ventura chromosome 9, ASM990537v1, whole genome shotgun sequence, the proteins below share one genomic window:
- the LOC141685323 gene encoding calcium-binding protein CBP-like produces the protein MKTGPKEFTSVYYSLQRWREIFEKNDGDISGKIDASELREALVSLGFVVSPLDLLVSKFDKTGGRNKAIEYENFIKCCLTVKGLTEKFKEKDTAYMSSFCIFRATNF, from the exons ATGAAAACAGGGCCTAAGGAGTTCACATCTGTGTATTACAGTCTCCAGAGATGGAGG GAGATCTTTGAGAAGAATGATGGGGATATTAGTGGTAAAATTGATGCTTCTGAGCTGAGAGAGGCGCTGGTGAGCCTTGGATTTGTGGTGTCACCTCTGGACTTGCTGGTGTCCAAGTTTGACAAGACTGGTGGAAGGAACAAGGCTATTGAATATGAAAACTTCATCAA GTGCTGCCTCACTGTGAAG GGACTTACTGAGAAATTCAAGGAGAAGGACACTGCATACATGAGTTCATTCTGCATATTTAGAGCTACAAATTTCTAG